From a single Vibrio toranzoniae genomic region:
- a CDS encoding RNA recognition motif domain-containing protein — protein sequence MNSKKSMLLIVALAVLGGIIFSQVDISPAITFILGVLASAFVVNFSSTDSKSDSEPKASTKTLYVGNLPYKANESHVRELFSEYGEVFAVRLMKDKRTGKRRGFGFVVMASNDVNHAISALNDKDYMQRTLKVRVANDPKHPETDESELS from the coding sequence ATGAACTCAAAAAAATCGATGTTGTTAATTGTCGCTCTAGCTGTTCTAGGTGGCATTATTTTCTCTCAGGTAGATATATCGCCTGCAATTACCTTTATCCTTGGTGTCTTGGCTTCCGCTTTTGTTGTTAACTTTTCAAGCACCGACTCAAAATCAGATTCAGAACCTAAGGCATCAACAAAAACACTTTATGTAGGTAACCTTCCATACAAAGCGAACGAGTCACACGTACGTGAACTATTCTCTGAGTATGGTGAAGTATTTGCTGTTCGTTTAATGAAAGACAAGCGAACAGGTAAAAGAAGGGGCTTTGGTTTTGTTGTTATGGCGAGTAATGATGTGAATCATGCAATCTCTGCACTTAACGATAAAGATTACATGCAACGAACTTTAAAAGTACGAGTTGCAAATGATCCTAAACATC